The Caloranaerobacter sp. TR13 genomic interval GTAAAAAAGAGCTAACGCAGAACCTGCAAAAACAAAAGATACTATATAAAATGTAGCAATTAATTTGAGAAATTTTTTAAAAGTAATAGGATTAAAAGCTACAATTACAATAAAAATCGAAACAATTAATTTCATAGTAAAATTAACCATGAAATTTAGCTTAGGATAAAATACAACTAAAGTATAAACAGCACCTATCAAAGCAGCTAAAATTAGTCTTAGTCTCGATGTTTCAGTTCTTGTAAATTTTTTAGTTACATACAATATAATAAAGTTAATAATAAAATTTTCTAGGATTAGGTACTCAGCATATACGTACAAAATACTGCCCCCTCAAATTAATTGGTCCTCTAATTTACAAATATTCAGTTGTCCTCATTTTTATGTCTATTATATAATATTATCTTTCAAAAATTTGTCATTTACTGAAGTCGAAAAAAACCCTTTTCTGTTAAGAAAAGGGTTTATTTACTCCTCCTTCTCAAGAAGGTAGGAATATCTAAATCATCTGTATCGAATTGTTTAACTTCGCTATTTGCTTTAACATTATTTTTATCTTCCAATTTTTTATTTATGTTTTTTACTCCACTCTCTTTTTTATTATGGTCAAAACCTGTTGCTATAACAGTAATCTTAATATCATCTTTTAAACTTTCATCAACAACTGCACCAAAAATAATGTTTGCATCTGGATCAACTGCCTGTTTAATTAAATCAGCAGCTTCATTTACTTCAAATAATCCTAAATTATTTCCTCCAGTTATGTTAAGTAATACTCCTTTAGCTCCTTCAATAGAAGTTTCAAGTAAAGGACTTTGGATAGCTTGTTTTGCAGCTTCAATGGCTCTATTTTCTCCACTAGCCCTTCCAATTCCCATATGAGCTAATCCTTGTTCTAACATAATAGTTTTAACATCGGCAAAATCAAGATTCACAAGACCTGGTACAGCAATCAAATCTGATATGCCTTGTATACCTTGTCTCAAAACATCATCAGCAATTCTAAAAGCATCCATTATTGAAGTTTTCTTTTCAACTACTTGTAATAATCTGTCATTAGGTATTGTCACCAAAGTATCTACTCTAGATTTTAATTCTTCAACACCTTTTTCTGCATGAAGCATTCTTCTTCTACCTTCAAACATAAAAGGTTTTGTTACAACACCAACTGTTAATATTCCTAATTCTTTTGCTATTTCAGCAACTATAGGTGCAGCACCTGTTCCTGTACCTCCACCCATTCCAGCTGTTATAAAAACCATATCTGCTCCTTTGATTGCTTCAAGAATCTCATTTCTACTTTCTTCAGCAGCTTTCTTACCAATCTCTGGGTTCGCTCCTGCTCCTAAACCTTTAGTTAATTTCTCACCAATTTGTATTTTAATTTCAGCTTTTGAAGTATGTAAAGCCTGTTTATCAGTATTTATAGCAATAAACTCAACACCTTTAACTTGTGACTCAATCATTCTATTAACTGCGTTATTGCCGCCACCACCTACACCAATAACTTTTATACAAGCAAACTGATCTAATTCTACATCAAATTCAAACATCGAATTCCCCCTTCGCTATTGTTTTTTAGAAATACTCATCCCATATTGTTTTTAAAAACGACATTACGCTTTTTGTATTTTTGTTTCTTTTCTTACCTCTACTTTTCTTTATTTCTACATTATTATATTCTATATAATAATTTAATTTCCTTTTAAAACCATAATTTACAAGACCAACTGCTGAAGAAAAAATAGGTTCTTGAGCTCCCATCTGAAAAGGTTGTCCAATTCGTACAGGTAATCCAAAAACTTCTATTCCTAATTCAGTAACACCC includes:
- the ftsZ gene encoding cell division protein FtsZ; this encodes MFEFDVELDQFACIKVIGVGGGGNNAVNRMIESQVKGVEFIAINTDKQALHTSKAEIKIQIGEKLTKGLGAGANPEIGKKAAEESRNEILEAIKGADMVFITAGMGGGTGTGAAPIVAEIAKELGILTVGVVTKPFMFEGRRRMLHAEKGVEELKSRVDTLVTIPNDRLLQVVEKKTSIMDAFRIADDVLRQGIQGISDLIAVPGLVNLDFADVKTIMLEQGLAHMGIGRASGENRAIEAAKQAIQSPLLETSIEGAKGVLLNITGGNNLGLFEVNEAADLIKQAVDPDANIIFGAVVDESLKDDIKITVIATGFDHNKKESGVKNINKKLEDKNNVKANSEVKQFDTDDLDIPTFLRRRSK